The region AGGGACATTACGTCGTCTACAATGCCTTTTGCCATCGCCAGTTGTCCATTGACGGGCGATGTGTCGACACCGATGAACCGCATTTTTGGGTATTTCTCGCGCACGGCAAGGGCAAACGAGCCACCGAGTAAGCCTATTCCAATTATACTGACAACCATCTTAACCGGGATTTTAACAAGATTTTAAAGATTTACAGGATTGTGGCAAGTTAAGGGACAGCTTCAAAATCTTGTACTTATCTGTATTGAGAAAGATTTTAAAGATTTATAGGGTTGTGGCCAGTTAAGGAATAGAATCTCAAACTTGTACTTATCCGTCCGCATTTACGAAGGTTTTAAAGAATGGATAGGCTAGACTAGACAATCGTGGCGGATTAGGTTTTATGTGGGTGATGATTTGTACCTGTTATTGAACAGCCGGTTGAATTCGAGGCTGGGTGTGCCAAAGTTTATGAGCAAGCCGGTTGGTAAATTGTACGCTTCCAGGTAATTCTTTCCCTGGGCTAAATTGGCATTATCTAAATTGTTAAGAGCTTTCAATTCAACAGATAAGCATTCTTCTACCAAAAAATCAACACGCCTACTGCCGACCTGAACGTCTTTAAAAAACACAGGCATCTCATATTCACGGGCAAACGTTATTTTGTTCAGGTCTAACTCAACAGCCAGCGCTCGTTGATAAATAACCTCCTGGAAGCCGTTACCAAGCGCCCGATGTACCTCCATAGCACAACCAATAACCCGGTGCGTAAGCTCATCAATACCAGTTTTGATGTGTGCATAATTTCTTTGGGTTAAAAATTTTCAACAATCTGACTAATTTTTAACCCGTAGGTAACCAAAACGCAAATCTGCTACAATATTGAAAAATCAGCTAGAAAGAATCTTTAGAACTCGGTAATAATCTTGTTCAATCTGTTAAATCTTGTTGAAATCCCGCGGGGCCGCCCGTGCGGTTAAGACGCCCCGTTGCCTCCTCGATACGCTCCTTTGGCATACACAGCGACACTCGCACGTACCGATTTCCCTTCGGACCGAAAATAAAGCCGGGGGCAATGAACACATGTTTAGAAACAAGCAGATCGTTAACCAAGTCTTCGGCCGATGCCACTGAGTCGGGGAGTTTGGCCCAGATGAACAGACCCTCCTGATCGGTGGAGTAGGTGCAGCCCAGCGTGTCCAGAAAGGAGTGGATGGCATCCAACCGGCCCTGGTACACGGCATTGCGTTCCCGGTGCCAGTCGTCGGAGTTGGTGAGTGCTTCGGTAGCCGCGTCCATCAACGGCTTGAACTGCCCCGAGTCGACGTTGCTTTTGATGGTTAACACAGCATCCACGTAGGCTTTGGCGCCCGCCATCCAGCCAATGCGCCATCCAGCCATATTGTGCGACTTACTCAGGGAGTTCAATTCAATAGCCACATCTTTAGCGCCATCAATGGAGAGCAGGCTGATAGGGGCTTTTTTGTTGAGGATCAGGCTATATGGGTTGTCGTGACCAAGCAGAATTTTATGGTCGTGGGCAAAGCGAACCGCCCGCTCAAACAGGGCACGGGTAGCCGGTGCGCCGGTGGGCATGTGCGGGTAATTCATCCAAAGGATTTTCGTCGGATTGGCCGATGAGTTGGCCGACACTAAATCGGTCAGGGCTTCCCAGTCGGGTTGCCAGCCGCCATGTTCCAGGAGTGGGTATTCGCGGACGGTTGCGCCCACCATCGCACTCACGGCACGGTAAGCCGGGTATCCCAGTTCGGGCACCAGTACGCCGTCGCCTTCGTTCAAAAACGTCAGAGAAATATGCGTAATGCCTTCTTTTGAACCGATAAGCGGCAAAATTTCGGTGTCCGGCTCAAGCGCGACGCCGTAGGTATGCCGGTAAAAATTAGTGATGGCCTGCCGCAGTCCCGGCGTGCCTTTATAAGGCTGATAGCCGTGCGAGGTCGGTTGTTGCGCCGACTTGATCAACGCATCAATCGTATTGGCCGAAGGCATCAGATCGGGGTTGCCGATGCCTAGATTGATCACATCATGGCCAGCCGCCTGTAAACGACGAACTTCGGCCAGTTTTACTGAAAAATAATATTCCTGCGTTTGGTCAGCGCGTTGGGCGAGGGGAATTATCACAACCGGGATTTTAACAAGATTTGAAGGATTTTCAAGATTAATGACATTGGCTCATCGAGAGTAACACCATTAGGTAATAGCAGTAAGGATAGTAGATGCTGATGAATTTTGGGACAACAAAGATACGGGTGTAATCAATTTGTCGACGCTAAGGGCTATCAATAGATTACGTGAATGTTCGTATCAACTGCTGTATTATATTATCTTCTACGTCATCGTTTATTTTATCAATCTTGTTTTAATCCTTTAAATCTGGCTAGAATCCCGGTTTAGGAGGTATTTCAGCAATGGAGCCAAATGTAATGCCTGCATCATCTCGCCCGTATTGATAATTTCCAGTGCCCGTTCGGGTGAGACGATATGTACGGTTATCTCTTCCGTCGATTCCAGGTGCTGCGCCTGTTTCAGCTCGACACCCGTGGCCAGATAGGCGTAGGTTACGTTGGAATGCGTACCCGGATTGGCCGAAAGCGTCATGAGCAATGTCCACTCACCGCCACCAAAACCCGTTTCTTCCAGCAATTCGCGCTGGGCGGCTACGAGCGGTTCTTCATTCGGGTCAACCACCCCCGCGCAGAGTTCGTAATGTACCCCCGCAATAGCATGGCGATACTGCCGGATCAGGACTAGTTGGTTGTCGGTTGTGACAGCAACGACATTTATCCAGCTGGGGTATTCAAAGACAAAATAATTGGGAATGGTCCCGCCATTTTCCATGCGGATGGCGTCTTTCCGGACGGTGAACCACGGTAAATTGTGGATGTATTCCGATTGCTCGACCTGCCAGGGTCGTGGGTCGTTGTCATGAATCATGCCGCAAAGGTAGGCACACCTAGCGAACTAATTCATCGGCGAAGCGCAGGTATTGCTCCCAATCGTAGTCCGTTACATCATGTTTGCCGGTTCGGTCGTGGTAGCGAACGGTTTGGCCGACTGGCTGATTAACGGCCGGAAAGACCGTTGTACCCAGCCCCGTTTTGCCGTAAAGCTGGTAAACCGGTTCGGTATGAAGCGCACCCAGAAACTCCCCTTTTGGGTCCGACCATTGGTCGCCGTCGGCACTGGCCACGTACAGCGGGCGTGGAGCGACAAGGGCCAGCAATTCGTGCTGATCGACGGGTAAGTCGGCTACGCGTTTGTTGTAGGCTTTGTACCGAGGGGCAAACCAGTGCGGGAAGCTGGTGTTAAGCCGCTCAACGGTTTCGCCGTAATAGCGTCGGGCCAGAGCCGCCCCGCCTTCGCCCGATTCGTTGGCAATAACGGCGGCAAATCGTTCATCCTGCGCCCCGGCCCACACGGCGGCTTTGCCAATTCGCGAGTGACCGATGGAAATAACCCGTTTGGCATCAATAGCCGGGTCGGTTTGTAGGTAGTCGAGAATACGGCTCATGCCCCAGGCCCAGGCACCAATCGCTCCCCAATTGTTCGCTTTCGTGGTGTCGCCCAGCACCGACCGGATGCCGGTATGCCATCCCTGCGGGTAATCGGGTTCGATGTCGCCATAGTAGGCGGTGGCCAGGGCGTAACCGCGCTTGACAATCATGTCGATGGGCCAGCGTCGTACCTGCATACCGCGCGCTTTCTCAGTGGCCTTGTTGTTATTCGAAACGTCGCTGTTTTCACCCATCATCCAGCGGGTTGACAGGGGAATATCTGCTTCTGCCGTGACGCAGTGATTACCGCAAAAATTCAGCCCCAAAAATACCGGAACGGGTTTTGTACTGGCTTTGGGGAAGTAAATCAGAACGTCGATGGGTGGTAACTGTGGATAGTCGACAAAGAAGATGGACACCTGTTTACGGACAGCCAGCCCATTCAGGGCCGATTCGTCAACCGATGTTGTCTGGAAACGCAGCTTAACGGATTTAGCCGGGGTTTGACCGTACACATTTTCGGCAAAGAGTTTCAAGAGTTCTGCCCGCCAGTTGCGCCAGTCGGCTTTCGTCTTAACAGGTTTGCCCTTTGTATTTACGAGCAGATCGGGCAGGGTATAGGTACCTACTTTCGCTTCGTCGTAGTTATAGCCTTCGGGACCTTGTCCGTTGGCAATAGGGCCGGAGAGTAGGATAAGTATGGCTAACAGCAGGAATCGAGTCATAAACAGGCGTCTGTAAAATCTCGTTCTGTAAAGGCAAATAGGCTGTAGTTCATACTTGTAGTGCCCTTTTTGTAGTGCCGACCGTCGATGCGTCGAACCGTCCCGGTCGGGTGGCACACACATACTACCTACACTATACGCCCGACCGGGACGGTTCGACGCATCGACGGTCGGTACTACATGAAAGTTTTCCGGCAAATCATATTAACCGCCCTGTACAGTTCGTTGTAAAGAGGATTTTGCGTTTTGCCGATTACGTTCGAACCAATCTTAACCTGATGAGGAATACCATTGCCCTGTTTGCTGCTGCGTCCTGCCTTTTCTTTTCGTCCTGCCAGCGTCCCGTGGCGTATTTTCAACCAACAGCGCACCCGGCAGCTTCCCGGCTCGTCACAAAAAGAGCGGATGCTAAAGAACATAAACCAACGGATGTTGCCCCAACGGATGAACTCTCTAGTGAACAGACAAACCTGCTTTTGGTAGAGGAAGGGCAGCAATCGACTACGCCAATGATTCAGGTGCCAAATCCGGCAAGCCCTGCCGTTGCCAGCCGAACAGCCCGATCTAACCAAACGACGGCCAACCGTATCGAACACCGGATGCAGCGGGTCAATACACTACTGTCGGTACCGGAAACCCACGCAACCGATCAGCAGCCGGGACCGAAGCCCAAGAAAAAATTGAAGCTGGGGAATCAGATTCGGCAGAGTCTGGGCATGAAACTACGGCCCGAGCTGAACTGGTGGCAGCGCATTAGCTGGAAGCTGAAAGCGTCGGTATTTGTTATTCTGGTGGCCGTGGTATTCGCCATCCTGGGCATAACCACGCTGGCCCTCATCTTCGGAATATTGGGTGCACTGCTGCTCATCAGTGGCCTGAAAAAGTCATTTAAAGTACGCAGGCCCTGGTTTTGATTCTGCTGTGGTGACAGATGCTTACATCTGACAAGTGAGGTTTCTCAAAACCTCGTGATGTTCGGTTTTAAGAAACCTCACTTGTCAGTTTTGAGAAACTGACAGCACATGGCACACGACTTTGGACAACCCTGCCAGAATAAACCTTACGGCAGCACCTTCACGGCGTCGTAAATCAGCTGGATATATTTCTTCCGGTCGATGTCATACACGAAATCGACGTTCGGGCTTTGCTTCAGTACATCAAAAAAATCGACCACTGTGGTCCCCGCCGTTAATGTTCCGGCCACTTCCACATCCACATAGCAGGGTTTGGTCGTGAACATCGACGGGTCGATCAGCCAGGCGATGGCGCAGGGATCGTGCAGGGCGGCCCCGCCTTCCAGTTCCGGCCGTTCGCGCCGGTAATAGATCGAGAAGAAATCCATCAGCTCAGCCACCACCTTGCCCGATTTGTTGCCGATGGCTCTAAATCGGTCAATGTCTTCCTGAAAGACCAGCGCTTTGTGCGTCACATCGAGCCCGCACATGGTAATCGGAACGCCGGATTTGAACACGATGGCAGCCGCTTCCGGGTCGACAAAGATATTGAACTCCGCCGTGGGCGTAATATTGCCCCGGAAAGCTCCGCCACCCATCAGCGAAATACGTTCGATCTTCGGTTTGAGATGCGGGTAAGCCAGCAGAAACGTAGCAATGTTGGTGAGCGGGCCGGTTGGTACAATCGTAATCTTTTCATCACTTTCGGCCAAAATCTGCGCTATTGCTTCAATTGCCGAAAGTGGCTGGTGCTGCAAGGTTGGTTCGGGCAATACAGGACCATCCATGCCCATTTCACCGTGAACATTATCGGCGATGATCAGCTTGCGGAAAAGGGGTTTGTCAGCTCCCCGGTAGACTGGAATATCGGCACCCATCAACTCGATGATCCGCATCACGTTCTTGAGGGTTTTTTCCTGCGTTTGGTTTCCCGCCGAGCTGGTAATCGCTTTGATGTCGAATAGGCCGCTGCCAAATGCCAGCAGTAGCATCACGGCATCATCGTGGCCGGGGTCGCAGTCAATAAGTACGGGGATTTTCTTCATGATCGATCAATTGAGACACATAGCTTAAGAAGTGTATACCGGCTCGTGTTCGTTGGGAGGGTAAAGATACAATCGTTTACTCCGTTGAATTATTTAATCACTATATACCACGGAAGTGACGGTAAAGTTTGATCTGGGCGAACCGTCGCTTATTTTAGCTATTTGTTCTGTTTTCGTCACTCCGCCAACATGCGTTTTTCTCTTTCTCTTCTGTGTAGTCTGTTTGCTGCTTATGCCGCCACGGCTCAATTCAGTGATATTCCGGTCGATGCTCAGCGCGTTGTTCAGACCGTACGGCCCGATGCCATTCGTAACCACATGCGTATTCTGGCAAACGACTCACTGAAAGGCCGCAAGCCCGGAACACCCGGTTTTGCGATGGCGGCCGAGTATGTGATGGCGCAGTTCAAAGCCCTCGGCCTGAAACCCGCCGGGGAAAACAAAACCTACAAACAGAATGTGCCGCTTCGGCGTTGGGCAGTTCGGGAAGACAAAAGCGCACTGACCCTGATCTCGAACGGGAAAGAGCAACCTCTCACCTATGGGCAGCAGTTCATCTACAGCCCCGCACCCGATCATGCCACCAGCGATATTTCCGCTCCGGTCGTGTTTGTTGGTTTTGGCGTTACCGCTCCGGAACTTGGGTACGATGATTATACCGGCATCGACGTAAAAGGAAAAATTGTCGCCTTCCTCAATGGAGCACCGTCTACCTTTCCATCGAACCAGCGGGCGTATTATTCGTCGGCCAAAGCCGAGAACGCCGTGGCACATGGGGCCGTCGGTACGCTGGCGTTCAATCTGCCTACCGACCTGCGCAACCGTATCGAAACGGCAGCACCGCGCGCCCGGCAGGGTGTGTATCGCTGGGTGGATAAGCAGGGACATCCGCAACGCACTTATCCGGGCATACAGGCTGCCGCTTCGCTGAGCGATTCAACCGCCCGGCTGCTCTTTGCCAATGCTGGTATACCCATTCGGGAGATGTTTGCCAAAGCGCAGAAAAACATGCCCCAGGCATTCCCGCTCAATGTGTCGGTACGCATGAAAGCGCAGACCGATGTTGTAGAAGACGTGGCTGGACTGAATCTGGTGGCCATGCTACCCGGCTCCGACCCGGTACTGAAAAATGAATACGTTGTGTTCGTTGCCCACCTCGATCACCTGGGCATTGGTCGCGTAGTCAAGGGCGATTCCATTAATAACGGAGCGCATGACAACGCATCGGGCGTAGCTATCAACCTCGAAACGGCCCGCTTATTTGCCTCGCTGCCCAAAGCGCCCCGCCGTTCGATTCTGTTCGTGGGCGTTACCGGGGAGGAAATGGGACTGCTGGGTTCGGATTATTTCGCCAGTAACCCGACCGTGCCGAAGGCCAATATCGTGGCCAACTCAACGCTGGATATGCCGTTTTTCTTCCACCCGCTGCTCGATATTGTGCCCTACGGCGCGGAGCATTCGAGTTTGAACACTCCCGTCAGGCAAGCTGCCGCGTTTTTGAATGTAGGCATCAGTCCCGACCCAATTCCTGAGCAAACCGTCTTTATGCGCAGTGACCACTTCAGCTTTGTCCGGCAGGGGATTCCGGCGCTGTTCATCAAAAGTGGTTCGCAAACGGGTAATCCCGACCTCAACGGAACAAAGCT is a window of Spirosoma linguale DSM 74 DNA encoding:
- a CDS encoding hypothetical protein (KEGG: cja:CJA_0831 cellulose or protein binding domain), giving the protein MTRFLLLAILILLSGPIANGQGPEGYNYDEAKVGTYTLPDLLVNTKGKPVKTKADWRNWRAELLKLFAENVYGQTPAKSVKLRFQTTSVDESALNGLAVRKQVSIFFVDYPQLPPIDVLIYFPKASTKPVPVFLGLNFCGNHCVTAEADIPLSTRWMMGENSDVSNNNKATEKARGMQVRRWPIDMIVKRGYALATAYYGDIEPDYPQGWHTGIRSVLGDTTKANNWGAIGAWAWGMSRILDYLQTDPAIDAKRVISIGHSRIGKAAVWAGAQDERFAAVIANESGEGGAALARRYYGETVERLNTSFPHWFAPRYKAYNKRVADLPVDQHELLALVAPRPLYVASADGDQWSDPKGEFLGALHTEPVYQLYGKTGLGTTVFPAVNQPVGQTVRYHDRTGKHDVTDYDWEQYLRFADELVR
- a CDS encoding conserved hypothetical protein (KEGG: pca:Pcar_1481 hypothetical protein); protein product: MEVHRALGNGFQEVIYQRALAVELDLNKITFAREYEMPVFFKDVQVGSRRVDFLVEECLSVELKALNNLDNANLAQGKNYLEAYNLPTGLLINFGTPSLEFNRLFNNRYKSSPT
- a CDS encoding Ribosylpyrimidine nucleosidase (PFAM: Inosine/uridine-preferring nucleoside hydrolase~KEGG: shl:Shal_2421 ribonucleoside hydrolase 1) gives rise to the protein MKKIPVLIDCDPGHDDAVMLLLAFGSGLFDIKAITSSAGNQTQEKTLKNVMRIIELMGADIPVYRGADKPLFRKLIIADNVHGEMGMDGPVLPEPTLQHQPLSAIEAIAQILAESDEKITIVPTGPLTNIATFLLAYPHLKPKIERISLMGGGAFRGNITPTAEFNIFVDPEAAAIVFKSGVPITMCGLDVTHKALVFQEDIDRFRAIGNKSGKVVAELMDFFSIYYRRERPELEGGAALHDPCAIAWLIDPSMFTTKPCYVDVEVAGTLTAGTTVVDFFDVLKQSPNVDFVYDIDRKKYIQLIYDAVKVLP
- a CDS encoding aminotransferase class I and II (PFAM: aminotransferase class I and II~KEGG: dvm:DvMF_0361 LL-diaminopimelate aminotransferase), which translates into the protein MIIPLAQRADQTQEYYFSVKLAEVRRLQAAGHDVINLGIGNPDLMPSANTIDALIKSAQQPTSHGYQPYKGTPGLRQAITNFYRHTYGVALEPDTEILPLIGSKEGITHISLTFLNEGDGVLVPELGYPAYRAVSAMVGATVREYPLLEHGGWQPDWEALTDLVSANSSANPTKILWMNYPHMPTGAPATRALFERAVRFAHDHKILLGHDNPYSLILNKKAPISLLSIDGAKDVAIELNSLSKSHNMAGWRIGWMAGAKAYVDAVLTIKSNVDSGQFKPLMDAATEALTNSDDWHRERNAVYQGRLDAIHSFLDTLGCTYSTDQEGLFIWAKLPDSVASAEDLVNDLLVSKHVFIAPGFIFGPKGNRYVRVSLCMPKERIEEATGRLNRTGGPAGFQQDLTD
- a CDS encoding peptidase M28 (PFAM: peptidase M28~KEGG: pat:Patl_0042 peptidase M28); amino-acid sequence: MRFSLSLLCSLFAAYAATAQFSDIPVDAQRVVQTVRPDAIRNHMRILANDSLKGRKPGTPGFAMAAEYVMAQFKALGLKPAGENKTYKQNVPLRRWAVREDKSALTLISNGKEQPLTYGQQFIYSPAPDHATSDISAPVVFVGFGVTAPELGYDDYTGIDVKGKIVAFLNGAPSTFPSNQRAYYSSAKAENAVAHGAVGTLAFNLPTDLRNRIETAAPRARQGVYRWVDKQGHPQRTYPGIQAAASLSDSTARLLFANAGIPIREMFAKAQKNMPQAFPLNVSVRMKAQTDVVEDVAGLNLVAMLPGSDPVLKNEYVVFVAHLDHLGIGRVVKGDSINNGAHDNASGVAINLETARLFASLPKAPRRSILFVGVTGEEMGLLGSDYFASNPTVPKANIVANSTLDMPFFFHPLLDIVPYGAEHSSLNTPVRQAAAFLNVGISPDPIPEQTVFMRSDHFSFVRQGIPALFIKSGSQTGNPDLNGTKLNLDWRATIYHTPQDDMNQPFDFNAAGKHAQLQFLVGYLTAQADQRPVWNKGDFFGTKFGEADKSK
- a CDS encoding NUDIX hydrolase (PFAM: NUDIX hydrolase~KEGG: ara:Arad_1531 hydrolase protein); the protein is MIHDNDPRPWQVEQSEYIHNLPWFTVRKDAIRMENGGTIPNYFVFEYPSWINVVAVTTDNQLVLIRQYRHAIAGVHYELCAGVVDPNEEPLVAAQRELLEETGFGGGEWTLLMTLSANPGTHSNVTYAYLATGVELKQAQHLESTEEITVHIVSPERALEIINTGEMMQALHLAPLLKYLLNRDSSQI